The Saccopteryx leptura isolate mSacLep1 chromosome 2, mSacLep1_pri_phased_curated, whole genome shotgun sequence genome has a window encoding:
- the FBXW5 gene encoding F-box/WD repeat-containing protein 5 isoform X1 has translation MDEGGTPLLPDSLVYQIFLSLGPADVLAAGLVCRQWQAVSRDEFLWREQFYRYYQVARDVPRHPAATSWYEEFRRLYDTVPCVEVQTLKEHTDQVLHLSFSHSGYQFASCSKDCTVKIWNNDLTISLLHSADMRPYNWSYTQFSQFNQDDSLLLASGVFLGPHNSSSGEIAVISLDNFALLSRVRNKPYDVFGCWLTETSLISGNLHRIGDITSCSVLWLNNAFQDVESENVNVVKRLFKIQNLNASTIRTVMVADCGRFDNPDLLLDTGAPPGRVFDLGCEDEEEEEAAGPAPVRKEGLRRFLDGLLDVQTQPQLAERALETKVAELLAQGRTKPPERSVANAQNKLLIFTTGCLTYSPHQIGIKQILPHQMTTAGPVLGEGRGSDAFFDALDHVIDVHGHIIGMGLSPDNRYLYVNSRAWPSGSVVADPMQPPPIAEEIDLLVFDLKTMREVKRALRAHRAYTPNDECFFIFLDVSRDFVASGAEDRHGYIWDRHYNICLAKLRHQDVVNSVVFSPQEQELLLTASDDATIKAWRSPRTVRIHQAPRPRPFFSWFASQRR, from the exons ATGGACGAGGGGGGTACGCCCCTGCTTCCCGACAGCCTGGTCTACCAGATCTTCCTGAGCTTGGGCCCTGCGGACGTGCTGGCGGCCGGGCTCGTGTGCCGCCAGTGGCAGGCCGTGTCCCGAGACGAGTTCCTGTGGAGGGAACAGTTCTACCGCTACTACCAGGTGGCCCGCGATGTGCCCCGGCACCCAG CTGCCACGTCCTGGTATGAAGAGTTTCGGCGGCTCTATGACACGGTGCCCTGCGTGGAGGTACAGACACTCAAGGAGCACACTGACCAGGTCCTGCACCTCAGCTTCTCCCACTCGGGCTACCAGTTTGCTTCCTGCTCCAAGGACTGCACTGTGAAG ATTTGGAACAATGACCTGACTATTTCACTGCTGCACAGTGCGGACATGCGGCCGTACAACTGGAGTTACACCCAGTTCTCCCAGTTCAACCAGGACGACTCGCTGCTGCTGGCCTCCGGGGTGTTCCTGGGGCCCCACAACTCGTCCTCGGGAGAGATCGCCGTCATCAGCCTAG ACAACTTCGCACTGCTGTCCCGTGTGCGCAACAAACCTTACGACGTGTTCGGTTGCTGGCTCACGGAAACCAGCCTGATCTCGGGGAACCTGCACCGCATCGGAGACATCACCTCTTGCTCGGTGCTCTGGCTCAACAACGCCTTCCAG GACGTTGAGTCTGAGAATGTCAACGTGGTGAAGCGACTCTTTAAGATCCAGAACCTCAACGCCAGTACCATCCGCACAGTGATGGTGGCGGACTGTGGCCGCTTTGACAACCCCGACCTCCTGCTGGACACCGGGGCACCTCCGGGCCGTGTCTTTGACCTGGGCTgcgaggacgaggaggaggaggaggcggctgGCCCAGCCCCGGTGCGCAAGGAGGGCTTACGCCGCTTCCTGGACGGGCTCCTGGACGTGCAGACACAGCCGCAGCTGGCAGAGCGCGCACTGGAGACCAAGGTGGCAGAGCTGCTGGCCCAGGGCCGCACCAAGCCCCCTGAACGCAGTGTGGCCAATGCCCAAAACAAGCTCCTCATCTTCACCACGGGCTGCCTCACCTACTCACCCCACCAGATCG GTATCAAGCAGATCCTGCCGCACCAGATGACCACAGCAGGGCCAGTGCTGGGTGAGGGGCGGGGCTCCGACGCCTTCTTCGACGCTCTGGACCACGTGATCGACGTGCACGGACACATCATCGGCATGGGCCTGTCCCCTGACAACAG GTACCTGTACGTGAACAGCCGCGCCTGGCCTAGCGGCTCAGTGGTGGCGGACCCCATGCAGCCACCGCCCATCGCAGAGGAGATCGACCTGCTGGTGTTTGACCTCAAGACGATGCGGGAGGTGAAGCGGGCCCTGCGTGCGCACCGCGCCTACACGCCCAATGACGAGTGCTTCTTCATTTTCCTTGACGTGAGCAGGGACTTCGTGGCCAG CGGGGCTGAGGACCGGCATGGCTACATCTGGGACCGTCACTACAACATCTGCCTGGCCAAACTGCGGCATCAGGACGTAGTCAACTCGGTGGTCTTCAGCCCCCAGGAGCAGGAGCTCCTGCTGACGGCCAGTGACGATGCCACCATCAAAGCCTGGCGTTCGCCCCGCACGGTGCGCATCCACCAGGCCCCGCGCCCACGCCCCTTCTTCTCCTGGTTTGCCAGCCAGAGGCGCTGA
- the C8G gene encoding complement component C8 gamma chain, which yields MRRLGQGVTLAQGWGLGRADVDFLGQASGWHWTVDSDPGRGHPVPGFPQSCHCCGPTMLPSRTALVLTLVLAAGFPGQGARRRPKRPSPISTIQPKANFNAQQFAGTWFLVAVASSCRSLQEQGHRAEATTLRVAPQGAAMAVNTFRKLDGICWQVRQLYGGTKVPGRFLLQARGARGEVHVVVGETDYQSFAILYLERAQRLSVKLYARSLPVSDLVVSTFEQRVQRANLTEDHILYFPKYGFCESADQFHVLDEVKR from the exons ATGAGGAGGCTTGGGCAGGGGGTAAccctggcccagggctggggctTGGGGAGAGCCGACGTGGACTTCCTGGGCCAGGCTTCTGGGTGGCACTGGACAGTGGACTCCGACCCAGGACGTGGTCATCCTGTCCCTGGTTTCCCTCAGTCCTGTCACTGTTGCGGCCCCACCATGCTGCCTTCTAGGACTGCACTCGTCTTGACTCTGGTCCTGGCTGCTGGCTTCCCGGGTCAGGGGGCTCGGAGACGCCCCAAGCGCCCGTCCCCCATCAGCACCATCCAGCCCAAAGCCAACTTCAATGCTCAGCAG TTTGCAGGGACTTGGTTCCTCGTGGCCGTGGCCTCCTCCTGTCGCTCCCTGCAGGAGCAGGGCCACCGAGCTGAGGCCACCACACTGCGTGTGGCTCCCCAGGGCGCAGCCATGGCCGTCAATACCTTTCGAAAGCT GGATGGCATCTGTTGGCAGGTACGGCAGCTCTATGGAGGCACAAAGGTCCCAGGCCGCTTCCTGCTCCAAG CTCGAGGCGCCAGGGGGGAGGTTCATGTGGTCGTCGGGGAGACGGACTACCAGAGCTTTGCCATCCTGTACTTGGAACGGGCACAGCGGCTCTCGGTGAAGCTGTACG CCCGCTCGCTGCCCGTGAGTGACTTGGTCGTGAGTACATTTGAGCAGCGGGTCCAGAGGGCCAACCTGACCGAGGACCACATCTTGTACTTCCCCAAATACG GTTTCTGCGAGTCTGCAGACCAGTTCCACGTCCTGGACG AAGTCAAGAGGTGA
- the FBXW5 gene encoding F-box/WD repeat-containing protein 5 isoform X2: MDEGGTPLLPDSLVYQIFLSLGPADVLAAGLVCRQWQAVSRDEFLWREQFYRYYQVARDVPRHPAATSWYEEFRRLYDTVPCVEVQTLKEHTDQVLHLSFSHSGYQFASCSKDCTVKIWNNDLTISLLHSADMRPYNWSYTQFSQFNQDDSLLLASGVFLGPHNSSSGEIAVISLDNFALLSRVRNKPYDVFGCWLTETSLISGNLHRIGDITSCSVLWLNNAFQDVESENVNVVKRLFKIQNLNASTIRTVMVADCGRFDNPDLLLDTGAPPGRVFDLGCEDEEEEEAAGPAPVRKEGLRRFLDGLLDVQTQPQLAERALETKVAELLAQGRTKPPERSVANAQNKLLIFTTGCLTYSPHQIGIKQILPHQMTTAGPVLGEGRGSDAFFDALDHVIDVHGHIIGMGLSPDNRYLYVNSRAWPSGSVVADPMQPPPIAEEIDLLVFDLKTMREVKRALRAHRAYTPNDECFFIFLDRG; the protein is encoded by the exons ATGGACGAGGGGGGTACGCCCCTGCTTCCCGACAGCCTGGTCTACCAGATCTTCCTGAGCTTGGGCCCTGCGGACGTGCTGGCGGCCGGGCTCGTGTGCCGCCAGTGGCAGGCCGTGTCCCGAGACGAGTTCCTGTGGAGGGAACAGTTCTACCGCTACTACCAGGTGGCCCGCGATGTGCCCCGGCACCCAG CTGCCACGTCCTGGTATGAAGAGTTTCGGCGGCTCTATGACACGGTGCCCTGCGTGGAGGTACAGACACTCAAGGAGCACACTGACCAGGTCCTGCACCTCAGCTTCTCCCACTCGGGCTACCAGTTTGCTTCCTGCTCCAAGGACTGCACTGTGAAG ATTTGGAACAATGACCTGACTATTTCACTGCTGCACAGTGCGGACATGCGGCCGTACAACTGGAGTTACACCCAGTTCTCCCAGTTCAACCAGGACGACTCGCTGCTGCTGGCCTCCGGGGTGTTCCTGGGGCCCCACAACTCGTCCTCGGGAGAGATCGCCGTCATCAGCCTAG ACAACTTCGCACTGCTGTCCCGTGTGCGCAACAAACCTTACGACGTGTTCGGTTGCTGGCTCACGGAAACCAGCCTGATCTCGGGGAACCTGCACCGCATCGGAGACATCACCTCTTGCTCGGTGCTCTGGCTCAACAACGCCTTCCAG GACGTTGAGTCTGAGAATGTCAACGTGGTGAAGCGACTCTTTAAGATCCAGAACCTCAACGCCAGTACCATCCGCACAGTGATGGTGGCGGACTGTGGCCGCTTTGACAACCCCGACCTCCTGCTGGACACCGGGGCACCTCCGGGCCGTGTCTTTGACCTGGGCTgcgaggacgaggaggaggaggaggcggctgGCCCAGCCCCGGTGCGCAAGGAGGGCTTACGCCGCTTCCTGGACGGGCTCCTGGACGTGCAGACACAGCCGCAGCTGGCAGAGCGCGCACTGGAGACCAAGGTGGCAGAGCTGCTGGCCCAGGGCCGCACCAAGCCCCCTGAACGCAGTGTGGCCAATGCCCAAAACAAGCTCCTCATCTTCACCACGGGCTGCCTCACCTACTCACCCCACCAGATCG GTATCAAGCAGATCCTGCCGCACCAGATGACCACAGCAGGGCCAGTGCTGGGTGAGGGGCGGGGCTCCGACGCCTTCTTCGACGCTCTGGACCACGTGATCGACGTGCACGGACACATCATCGGCATGGGCCTGTCCCCTGACAACAG GTACCTGTACGTGAACAGCCGCGCCTGGCCTAGCGGCTCAGTGGTGGCGGACCCCATGCAGCCACCGCCCATCGCAGAGGAGATCGACCTGCTGGTGTTTGACCTCAAGACGATGCGGGAGGTGAAGCGGGCCCTGCGTGCGCACCGCGCCTACACGCCCAATGACGAGTGCTTCTTCATTTTCCTTGAC CGGGGCTGA